From the Balearica regulorum gibbericeps isolate bBalReg1 chromosome 4, bBalReg1.pri, whole genome shotgun sequence genome, one window contains:
- the SCARB2 gene encoding lysosome membrane protein 2 isoform X1 produces MKSLCLVTVGVLAMTLLIASISLLVAHVFQTVVDLQVKQGTVLKNGTETFEAWEDPPPPVYMQFYFFNVTNPLEVLQGDTPLVEEIGPYTYREYRPRVHVQFLDNGTKVSALNPKTYVFEPQKSVGDPEVDLIRTVNIPAVTAMEWTRSTPLQFATEVLLLLYQESLFTVRTVHELLWGYKDRLLSTIHLLHPEIDPVFGFFNKMNGTDDGEYVFLSGETNYLNFSRIVEWKGKESLSWWTTETCNMINGTDGTSFHPLISKDENIYIFSSDFCRSFYLVYDSSGTVAGIPTYRFVPSAMVFANTTINPDNAGFCVPPGNCPGTGVLNVSVCKQGAPIFLSAPHFYQADQKFIEDIEGMHPKKEYHETFLDINPLTGLVLQAAKRMQINVHVRKLPEFFETGNIRTLIFPVMYINESVLIDEVSASKLKHVLLEASVVTGIPFVIMALGIVFGIVFIVLVCRSRGVSEESTEDERSPLIRTS; encoded by the exons ATGAAGTCGCTGTGCCTCGTCACCGTGGGGGTCCTGGCCATGACGCTGCTCATCGCTAGCATCTCCTTGCTGGTGGCACACGTCTTCCAGACGGTGGTGGACCTGCAGGTGAAGCAG GGAACAGTATTGAAAAATGGCACGGAAACCTTTGAAGCCTGGGAGGATCCTCCTCCACCAGTCTACATGCAGTTCTACTTTTTTAACGTGACAAATCCTTTAGAAGTGCTTCAAGGCGATACTCCTCTTGTAGAGGAAATAGGGCCATACACCTACCG agaataCAGGCCAAGAGTGCACGTTCAGTTTTTGGACAACGGTACCAAAGTATCTGCTCTGAATCCAAAGACGTATGTATTTGAACCTCAGAAGTCAGTTGGAGACCCTGAGGTGGACCTGATTAGAACAGTTAATATTCCCGCGGTG ACTGCGATGGAATGGACCAGGTCAACCCCTCTTCAGTTTGCCACagaggtgctgctgcttctgtaccAAGAATCCCTGTTCACGGTTCGCACCGTTCATGAATTACTGTGGGGCTACAAAGACAGGCTCCTGTCAACCATTCATCTTCTGCATCCTGAGATTGATCCAGTATTTGGTTTCTTTAATAAG ATGAATGGAACCGATGACGGAGAATATGTTTTCCTAAGTGGGGAAACGAACTACCTTAACTTCTCAAGGATTGTggaatggaaagggaaaga GTCATTGAGCTGGTGGACAACAGAGACATGTAACATGATCAATGGAACAGACGGGACATCCTTTCACCCGCTGATTAGCAAAGATGAGAACATTTatatcttttcttctgatttctgcag ATCTTTTTACCTGGTGTATGACAGCTCAGGAACTGTTGCAGGCATCCCAACCTACCGCTTTGTGCCCTCTGCTATGGTATTTGCCAACACGACAATTAACCCAGACAATGCTGGATTCTGTGTGCCGCCAGGAAACTGCCCTGGCACTGGTGTCCTCAACGTCAGCGTCTGCAAGCAGG GTGCTCCAATATTTCTATCAGCTCCACATTTTTACCAAGCAGATCAGAAGTTTATAGAGGACATAGAAGGCATGCATCCAAAAAAGGAATACCATGAGACATTTCTGGACATCAATCCT CTGACAGGGCTTGTCCTGCAGGCAGCCAAGCGGATGCAAATCAATGTTCACGTGAGAAAATTACCCGAATTTTT TGAAACAGGCAACATCCGAACGCTAATTTTCCCAGTGATGTACATAAAtgag AGTGTTCTGATTGATGAAGTATCTGCCAGCAAACTGAAGCACGTCCTGCTGGAAGCCAGTGTTGTAACCGGAATCCCCTTCGTAATCATGGCTCTAGGAATTGTTTTTGGGATTGTTTTTATTGTGCTCGTGTGCAGGTCCCGGGGAGTAAGCGAAGAG agtacCGAAGACGAAAGGTCCCCACTCATCAGGACGTCTTag
- the SCARB2 gene encoding lysosome membrane protein 2 isoform X2 — protein MKSLCLVTVGVLAMTLLIASISLLVAHVFQTVVDLQVKQGTVLKNGTETFEAWEDPPPPVYMQFYFFNVTNPLEVLQGDTPLVEEIGPYTYREYRPRVHVQFLDNGTKVSALNPKTYVFEPQKSVGDPEVDLIRTVNIPAVTAMEWTRSTPLQFATEVLLLLYQESLFTVRTVHELLWGYKDRLLSTIHLLHPEIDPVFGFFNKMNGTDDGEYVFLSGETNYLNFSRIVEWKGKESLSWWTTETCNMINGTDGTSFHPLISKDENIYIFSSDFCRSFYLVYDSSGTVAGIPTYRFVPSAMVFANTTINPDNAGFCVPPGNCPGTGVLNVSVCKQGAPIFLSAPHFYQADQKFIEDIEGMHPKKEYHETFLDINPLTGLVLQAAKRMQINVHVRKLPEFFETGNIRTLIFPVMYINESVLIDEVSASKLKHVLLEASVVTGIPFVIMALGIVFGIVFIVLVCRSRGVSEEGREVLIDSE, from the exons ATGAAGTCGCTGTGCCTCGTCACCGTGGGGGTCCTGGCCATGACGCTGCTCATCGCTAGCATCTCCTTGCTGGTGGCACACGTCTTCCAGACGGTGGTGGACCTGCAGGTGAAGCAG GGAACAGTATTGAAAAATGGCACGGAAACCTTTGAAGCCTGGGAGGATCCTCCTCCACCAGTCTACATGCAGTTCTACTTTTTTAACGTGACAAATCCTTTAGAAGTGCTTCAAGGCGATACTCCTCTTGTAGAGGAAATAGGGCCATACACCTACCG agaataCAGGCCAAGAGTGCACGTTCAGTTTTTGGACAACGGTACCAAAGTATCTGCTCTGAATCCAAAGACGTATGTATTTGAACCTCAGAAGTCAGTTGGAGACCCTGAGGTGGACCTGATTAGAACAGTTAATATTCCCGCGGTG ACTGCGATGGAATGGACCAGGTCAACCCCTCTTCAGTTTGCCACagaggtgctgctgcttctgtaccAAGAATCCCTGTTCACGGTTCGCACCGTTCATGAATTACTGTGGGGCTACAAAGACAGGCTCCTGTCAACCATTCATCTTCTGCATCCTGAGATTGATCCAGTATTTGGTTTCTTTAATAAG ATGAATGGAACCGATGACGGAGAATATGTTTTCCTAAGTGGGGAAACGAACTACCTTAACTTCTCAAGGATTGTggaatggaaagggaaaga GTCATTGAGCTGGTGGACAACAGAGACATGTAACATGATCAATGGAACAGACGGGACATCCTTTCACCCGCTGATTAGCAAAGATGAGAACATTTatatcttttcttctgatttctgcag ATCTTTTTACCTGGTGTATGACAGCTCAGGAACTGTTGCAGGCATCCCAACCTACCGCTTTGTGCCCTCTGCTATGGTATTTGCCAACACGACAATTAACCCAGACAATGCTGGATTCTGTGTGCCGCCAGGAAACTGCCCTGGCACTGGTGTCCTCAACGTCAGCGTCTGCAAGCAGG GTGCTCCAATATTTCTATCAGCTCCACATTTTTACCAAGCAGATCAGAAGTTTATAGAGGACATAGAAGGCATGCATCCAAAAAAGGAATACCATGAGACATTTCTGGACATCAATCCT CTGACAGGGCTTGTCCTGCAGGCAGCCAAGCGGATGCAAATCAATGTTCACGTGAGAAAATTACCCGAATTTTT TGAAACAGGCAACATCCGAACGCTAATTTTCCCAGTGATGTACATAAAtgag AGTGTTCTGATTGATGAAGTATCTGCCAGCAAACTGAAGCACGTCCTGCTGGAAGCCAGTGTTGTAACCGGAATCCCCTTCGTAATCATGGCTCTAGGAATTGTTTTTGGGATTGTTTTTATTGTGCTCGTGTGCAGGTCCCGGGGAGTAAGCGAAGAG GGAAGGGAAGTTTTAATAGACTCAGAATAA